In Cryptosporangium minutisporangium, the genomic window GTCATCGGGACTATCTCGATCGTCTCGGTGATGCACTGTCCGGTGCGGCCCAGGGATACCTGCAGTCGGACGCGGAGACGGCGGCCTCCTTCACCGCCTTGGACCGGTTCTAGCCCGATGGTCGAGCTGGATGACCTGCGCGATGCCCGTCTGTCCGCGGTCGAGTCGACGGGTGCTGCCTGGCGGAAGCTCGCTGTACGTTTCAAGGTGGTGGAGGACGACGCGGTCAGCGACTTGATCGGTCCGCTGCACCACCACTCGCGCTGGGAGGGGACTGCGGCGCAGGCGGCTTACCGCCATCTCGACGGCGTCAACGAGGGCTTTGGTCTGCTGGCCGAGCAGGCGCGGGCGGTCGGCGCGCTGATCGATGCGGCAGCGTCGCGCTTCGCGACCCTTCAACGGCAACTGGACGACCTCGAGCAGGAGGCCCGCGCGGCCGGAGCGCGTGTCCGCGCCGACGGGAGCGTCGAGCCGCCCTACCTGACCGCTACGGAGTCGGCCGATGACCTGTCGGCCCTGGCCGCGGCGCGCCGGAACAACGAGACCGCCCAGGCTTTCGCCGACCGGGTCGCGGCTGTCCTGGCCGAAGCGACTCGGCTCGACGAGGAGTACGCCTCCGCGCTCACCCGGTACATCCATCCGCCCAGCGGGGTGATGAGCCCGTCCGAGGTGCTCAACGCCGCCCGGGATGCGAAGGACAACGCGAAGCTGCTGGGCGCGGACAAGTCGACGATCCCGGAGGGCAAGTCCGCGTGGACGATCAACGAATGGTGGCAGGGTCTGACGGCCGACCAGCGACAGGCCTATCTGACCGCCTACCCCGCCGAGCTCGGACGGCTCAACGGCATCCCGGCGGTCGACCGCAACGCCGCGAACCGGGCTCAGCTGCACCGGCACTTGGCCGAGGTCGAGCAGAAGGCCACCGAGTTCGGGTCCGCCACCGATCAAGGGTGGCGTGACCGGGTCGCTCATGACCGCCGGACCACCGAGAGGCTCCTCCAGCGGCTCGAAGAGTCCGAGTACGGAACCGAGGACACGCCCGTTCCGCTCTACCTGCTGGGGTATGCGCCGGGTGCGGTGGGGAATCCGGACGCGGGCCGGGCGATCGTCGCGGTGGGTAACCCCGACACCGCCACCCACGTCACGACGTTCGTGCCGGGTGTCGCCACCGATATGGACGACGTACCGGGCCTCATGCTCAACCGTGCCATTCCGCTCCAGGTAGAAGCGGACTCCCTCACGCCCAGCGTTCCCGGTGACGTCTCGGTGATCGCGTGGCTGGACTACGACGCGCCGGAGAACTTCCAGCCCTGGAAGCCGGGTGGAGAAGGCAACCTGTCGCTCGCGGGCCATGAGCGCGCCGATCAGGGCGCGGCCCGGCTCGACGCGTTCCTCAACGGCCTGCACGCCACGCACCAGGGGGAGGGCCACTACACCGCTCTGGGGCACAGCTACGGATCCACGGTCGTGGGCACCGCCGCCAGCTCCGGGGACGGCCTGGCCGTCGACGACATCATCGCCGCTGGCAGCCCCGGCATGCGCGTCGCCGAAGCCGGTGACCTCAATCTCGACCGGAACCATGTTTGGGCCGGAGCCGCACCCGACGACCCCATCGTCAACTGGACCGCGGACTCCGCCCACGGCGTGTCACCGGCCAATCCGGAGTTCGGCGCCAACCGGTTTCACGTCGACACCCACGGCCACGGGAACTACTGGATGGAGGGTTCCACCAGCCTGCGGAACCAAGCCGCTGTCGTCACCGGCCAGTACGACCTCCTGCAGCAGACGCCAGGCGCGCTGGACCACACCTCCGACGAGGGCTGGAATTACCGGCAGGCACGAATTCGCGGCGAATCGGTGGACCCACCATGACCCTGCTCCTCGAGCTTGCGACCCGGCGCCGACCTGCCCGTCCGTGGTGGGTCGTGATCGCGCTGAGCCTCGCCGCGGTGCTCGCGGCCTGTTCCCATTCCCCTGATCCGGCCGAGGAGCACCCCTTGCCCACGCGTGACCCCGCCGACGCCAGGGTGGCCATCGCCGCGCTCGCCGGCGAACTGCACCAGCAGATCGCGCCGACCGGAAAGTTCACCAAGGTCGGCGTCAGCGAAATCTGGTGTGAGGATCCGCAGGGCAACGCCTCGGAAGAGGGCCCGTACTCCATCCGCGGCGTCTACCAGGTGTTCCTCCCCGCCGACCAGCACCGCAGCGTCCTCACCCGGCTCGGCCAGGAATGGAAAGCTGCCGGGTGGACCGACGTCACCTACTCGACCTTCGGCGCCGAGGGCGTCAAGGCGAACCTGAAAGGCACCCGTCCCAGCGACGAGGTCACCGTCACCCTCACCTCCGGCGACCCTCCGATCGCATTCGCGCTGGGGATCAGCACGCCCTGCTACGAACGACCCCAGTAGGCCGGGCGCTGAGTCTCCGGCGGACGTCACGCCACCGGGCGGCGCCGCCCGGCTTTGAACAGCGCCCACAGGGTCTCCAGCCCGCCGATGACCATCAGGATGATGCCCAGCTTCGAGGGGGTGAAGAGGACGACATGGTTGTCGGAGCCGAACAGCCACAGCACAAGACCGACCGCGAACGTGGCCAGGCCGCTGATCAACGTCTTCTTCTCGGTGAGCAGCGCGTTCCGGAGTCCACTGTGCTTCTGAGCGTCCATGCGTCTCACGGTAGGTGCCGCTCGGCGGTCGCACGTCCTGCGCGCTGACGAAGCCGGATTACATCTTTCGGAGCATGCCGCGAGGGCTCTGTCGCCGCTCGCCGGCGGGTGGTCGCGCGCGGTTGCCAACCTTCGGCCGAGACCGGCGGGAAGGTTGACGCAACCGATTGGCTGCTATAGCTTCAATAGCAACCAGGTGGTTGCAATATCTGCCAATCGACACCCCAGCGCGATCGGGCTCACATCGAAGGGTCACCCCCATGAGCACGCAGGCCGCTCTGACGTCCGACACCACTGGTCGCCCACGCCCGTGGCGAGCCAGGATCACGGCGGGACTCCGTTTCGCCCGCCACTACCTGGAGATGGTGGCGGCCATGCTCGTCGGGATGGTCGTTCTGGGTTGGCTGGAGTCCCTACTGGCGTCGGCCATCGGCCACCCGCGTGCCCTGGACGGCGCGACGGTGTCGGCGTTGCTGATGGCCGCCAACATGTCGGTAGCGGTGGCCGCTTGGATGTCCGTGCGGCGTCACCGCCTCCCGCTCATCGGCGAAATGGTCGCCGGTATGAGCGTGGGTTTCGTGGCGCTGGTGCCGCTCTGGATGGGTGGGACCGGCCATCACCACGCGGCGACGATGGCCGGGCACGAGTGGATGTACCTCGGCATGCTCGTCGCCATGCTCGGCCGCAGGCAGTACTACTCCGATGAACAGGGGAATACTCATGGCTGACCAATCGATGCCCACCGTCGTCGATCGAGCGACGTTCCAGTCCGAACTGGACCGTCTGCGGGTTCGGGAGAAGGCGCACACGCACGAAGGTGACGCGATCGCCGCGGCGCGGCGGCGGCTGCCGATGGTGGAGATCGACGCCACCATCGAGGTCATCGGCCCTTCCGGACCGATCCCGTTCCTGGACGTCTTCGAAGGCCGGAAGCAGCTGATCGGGTACTTCCATGCCTGGTGGCCCGGCCGCCCGGCCGCGGAGCAGTGCGAGGGGTGCACGTTCTTCAACAGCCAGGTCCGCGAGCTGTCCTACGTCCACTCCCGGGACATCACGTACGCGACGCTCTGCAAGGGCCCGTACGAGGAGAGCATCCGCTACCGGGACTTCCTCGGCTTGGACATGCCGTGGTACTCCGTCGAGAAGACGGCGCCGCAACTCCTGGAGGGCCGCGACTGGCAACGCCACCACCTGGTCTGCTACGTCCGCGACGGCGAGCGAGTGTTCGAGACCTACTACACCGGCGGTCGCGGCGTCGAGATCATGGCCCCCACCCACGGGCTCCTGGACATGACCGTCTACGGACGGCAGGAGACGTGGGAGGACTCTCCCGAAGGCTGGCCCCAGCCCTGGGGTGACGCGCAGAACCCCGAGGTCTGGCGAACGAACGGACGCCCCATCGTGCAGTGGGCCCGCCTGGCGGCCGGACATTCGGACGACCTCGGCACCTGAGCGTCGCTACGCTGAACCGCCATGGAAGGCTCCGGCCCGACACTCCGCCCGAACACGATGAGGGCGACCGTGGTCCGGCGCGCCCGCCTAGCCGAGCGGCTGGACCCGGGAGCCGGTCGCCGGCTCACCGTCGTCGCGGCTCCGGCCGGCTACGGGAAGACGACGCTGCTCGGCACGTGGGCCGGAACCCGGGAACGGGTCGGTTGGCTGACGCTGGACGAGCGCGACAACGACCCGACCCGGTTCCTGTCCTCGCTGATCGGTGCGTTGCGGCAGGGCTCCGGCGAGGGCGAACTGGGGCAGGGCGTGCTGGCCGCGCTCCGCTCGCCGGACGTCCGTCACCCGGACGCGCTGATCGGCGCGCTGGTCAACGAGCTCGCACGGCGGCCGAGCACGGTCGACGTCGTCCTCGACGACTACCACGTCATCACCGGCGACGCGGTGCACCGGGTATGCGCCTTCCTGGTCGAACGCGCGCCGGAGCAGTTGCACGTGGTTCTGTCCGGCCGGGTCGATCCACCGCTGCCGCTGGCCCGGTGGCGGGTCCGCAACGAGCTGGTCCGGCTGGGAGCTGCCGACCTGGCGTTCACGGCGTCGGAAGCCGCGGCGTTCGTGCGGGACGTGATGCGGCTGGACCTGCCGCGGCCGGACCTGATGAGGCTGCACGAGAAGACCGAAGGCTGGGCTGCCGGTCTGCAGATCGCGGCGCTCTCGCTGCGCGGCTGCGCCAACTCCGCGGGGTTCGTCGAGTCGTTCTCCGGCCGGCACCGGGACGTCTTCGACTTCCTCGGTGAGGAGGTCCTCGACCGGCAGCCCGCCGACGCGCGGCGGTTCCTCGTCGAGACGTCGATCCTCGACCACCTGAGCGGACCGCTGTGCGACGCGGTCACCGGCCGGTCCGACGGGCAGGAGACGCTGGAGCGGCTGGAGCGGGAGAACCTGTTCGTCGTCGCTCTGGACGACGAACGCCGGTGGTACCGGTACCACCATCTCTTCGCGGACTTCCTGCGTGCCCGGCTGGGCCCCGAGCGCGGCGAACTCCACGTCCGCGCGTCCCGCTGGTGCGAGGCGAACGGCGCCCTGCCGGACGCGATCGGACACGCGATCGCGGCGGCCGACCACGACCGCGCGGTCGACCTGATCCAGCGGGGCACGGACGACGCCTGGAGCCGCGGCGAGGTGCCGACCGTGCTCGGCTGGATCGAGGCGTTGCCCGCCGACGTGGTGCGCGATCAGCCCACGCTCGTGCTCCAGCAAGCGCTGGCCCTGGCGCTGACCGGGAAGCCGGACCGGGCGGAGCGGCTCGCCGCGTCCGTCGGCTGCGAGGAATCCGTGCCGGCGGGGTTCTCGGCCGCCGTCCGGTCCTGGTGCGCCCGGCTCCGCGGCGATCTGCCCTCCGCGATCGACCTCGCCCGGCAGGCGCTCGCACTCCTGCCCGCGGACCGGGGCGGGCTCCGCGTCTTCGCCGCGGACTCCTTGGGCGACGCACTGTGGTCACTCGGCGATCTCCCGGCGGCGGAGACGGCCCTCGCCGACGCCGCCGCGATCGGCCGCGACGCCGGCCACGTCTACGGCACGCTCTCGGCGCTGACACTGCTCGCGCGGGTCCAGTCCGAGCGCGGACGGCTCGGCCGGGCACACGCCACGCTCCTGCGGGCCGAACGGTACGTACTGCAGCAGGACATGGAGGCGTCCTCGGCCACGGCGGCGATCCACCTGGGGCTGGCGGCGCTGCGGTACGAGCGTGACGATCTGGACGCCGCGGAGGAGGCGTTCCGCACGGGCGTCGAGTCGGCCGAGCGGACCGGGAACGTCACGGACCTGACCTGGGGTCTGGTCGGCCTCTCCCGGCTCGAACACGCCCGCCACCGAACCGACGCCGCGCTCGGCACCGCCGCACGGGCGGAGCGGGTCGCCCGGGACTACGGGGCGAACCCGGAGGCCGTGGTCGCCGCGGCCTGGATGGTGCGGCTCCGCCTGCGGCGCAGTGAACTCCCGGAGGCCGCGGCTGCCGAGCAGACCCTGGCCCGGCACACCGAGGCCGGAACGCCGGGCGCGGAGATCCCCGGCCGGCTGGCCACGGCGAGGCTGCTGCACGCCCGCGGGCGCTCCCGCGATGCATTGGACCAGCTGCGGCCGCTCCGCGACGCTGCCCAGACGGCCGACCGGGGCCGGGATCTCCTCGAGATCCTGGTGTTGCAGGCGCTCGCGCACGCGCAGGCGTCGATGCCGGACGAGGCCGCCGCGACGCTGGCCGACGCGTTCGGGCGAGCGGCGCCGGAGCACTACGTCCGGACGTTCGTCGACGAAGGCCCGGCGCTGGCCGCACTGCTCCCGCGGGTCCCGGGCTCCGAGGAACTCCGTGCCGCGTTCGCGCGTCAGGCCGCCCCACCGCAGGCGGCGCTCGTCGAGCCGATGACCGATCGGGAGTCGGACGTCCTGCGGTTGCTCGCGGTGGGCAAGAACAACCGGGAGATCGCGGCGGAGCTGTTCGTCAGCGTCGGCACCGTCAAGACGCACCTGAACAACCTGTACCGCAAGCTCGGCGCGCACAGCCGGACGCAGGCGGTCGCGCGGGCCAGGGCGCTGAATCTGCCGTCGATCTCTACCTTTCGGTAGAGCCGTCGGGGGGACGCTGATCGATAGCTTCCTGGCGATCGTCCGCCAGGAGGGAGAACGACGTGCTGCGGTTCCTGCGCCACCTCGTCGAGATGCTGCTCGCGATGGGTGTCGGCATGGCCGTCCTCGGGATCGGCCTGATGGTCGTCGGTGAGCCGCCCGGGTACGAGGGCCCGCTGGTCACCTACGGCGCCATGGGTGTCGCGATGGCGGTCCCGATGGTCGCGTGGATGCGCTACCGCGGCCACTCCTGGTCCGACGGCGGGCAGATGACCGCGGCGATGCTCGTGCCGATGTTCGTCCTGGTGATTCCGGTCGTGCTGGACGTCGCCCCGGCCTGGCTCGCGGCCGAGGGCACGCTGATGGTGCTGACCCACGTGGCGATGGTCGGCGGCATGGTCGCGTACATGCTCGTCCGCCGTGACCAGTACACCCAGGGTCATCACCGGCACTCGGCGCCGCAGCCCGACAGCGCCCTCGGCTGACGGGCATGAGCCGGATCCTCACGCGGATTGCCCGGGTCGCCGTCTACCTGATCGCGTTCGTCGTACCACCGGTCCTGATCAGCGTCTTCGGGGTGCGGGCCGCGCAGGCCGACCGCTACGAACCACCGCCCGCCGAGCGGAGCGCCCAGGTGACGCCGCCCGCCCACGACCCGGCGAAGCCGACCGCGGTCGTGCTGCTCAACCACGGTGGAACCGAGGTCACCGACGCCCTGGCCCCGTTCCAGGTCTTCGTGGAGTCCGGAGCGTTCAACGTCTACCTGGCGGCGCCCACGAAGCGGCGGGCGACGCTCAGCGGCGGACTGGACGTGCTGCCCCAGTTCTCGCTCGCCGACCTGGACCGCCGGCTCGGCGGCCGGTCGCCGGACGTCGTCGTCGTGCCCGCGATGTGGCGGGTCGGGTCCGACGGACAGCGGCCGGTCGCCGACTGGCTGCGGAAACACGCCTCGGGCATCGGCACGCTGATGTCGGTCTGCGACGGCGCCGAGGTCCTCGCCGACGCCGGGCTGCTGGACGGACGGCGCGCGACCGCGAGCTGGGCCAACCTGCCGAAGTGGAAGAAGCGGTACCCGGACACGCAGTGGGTGCAGGGCAGCCGCTACGTCCAGGACGGCACCGTTCTCACCAGCGCCGGTGTCACGTCCGGTGTCGTCGCCGCGCTGCACGTCGTCCGGGAACGGCTGGGCGAACCGGCCGCGACCGCGCTGAGCGAGCGCATCGGCTACCCCGACACCCGGCTCGGTGACGAGCCCCGGATCCCGGTCGACACCCTGAGCCCCGCCGATCGCGCCCTCTACGTGCTGCGCGCCGCCTGGACCCCGAACAAGCCGAGGATCGGGGTGGTGGTCACCGAGGGCGCGTCGGAGATCGAACTCGCCTCCGCGTTCGACGCCTATCCGGGGCCGTCGTTCACGTCGCGGACCACGTCGCTGGGGTCCTCGCCGGTGCGGTCCGCGCACGGCCTCACGTTCGTTCCGCGCTACACCGTCGAGAACGCTCCGGAACTCGACCGTCTCGTGGTGCCCGGCCGCGAGGTACCGCCCGACGTGCGCGCGTGGGCCGAGGACAGCGGCGTTCGGCCGCACTACGTGCACGTGGGCACGACCGGGTTCCCGTTCGACGCGACGCTGCGCGACCTGGCCGAACACGAGAACGTGCCGCTCGCCCGCTTCAACGCTCGGCTGCTCGAGTACCCGACCGGCCACCTGTCGTTCACCGGCCCGGGCTGGCCGGTGCTACCGCTGGTCGCGCTGGTGGCCGTCGGGCTACTGGGGCTCGGGACCGTCGGCGCGCTCGACGTCGTCATCCGGAGGAGGAGAAAGCAGTGACGCAGACCGTCAGCCTGGAACCGGAGGACGAGTTCGACCTGCACATCGGACCGATTCGCAAGCGAATCGGCGGGGACGAGATCCCGATGCTCGCCTACAACGGCTCCGTTCCCGGCCCGACGCTACGCGTGCGCCAGGGCTCGGAGGTCACGGTGCACGTCACCAACGACAGCGACGCCGACACGACCGTGCACTGGCACGGCCTCCGGCTGGAGAACCGGTTCGACGGCGTGCCGGGGCAGACCCAGCCGCCGATACCACCGGGCGGGACGTTCGCGTACCGCCTGCGCTTCGGAGATCCGGGCCTGTACTGGTACCACCCGCACCTCCGCGAGGACTACGGCCAGGAGATGGGGCTGTACGCGCCGATCGTGGTCGAGCCGGCGAACGCCGCGTACTGGCCGCCGGTCGACCGGGACCTGACGATCACGCTCGACGACGTGCTGCTGGAGGACGGGCAGATGGTGCCGTTCGACCGCTCCGGGCCGAACTTCGCCGCGATGGGACGCTTCGGCAACGTGCTGCTCACCAACGGCGAGACGACG contains:
- a CDS encoding alpha/beta hydrolase, which produces MVELDDLRDARLSAVESTGAAWRKLAVRFKVVEDDAVSDLIGPLHHHSRWEGTAAQAAYRHLDGVNEGFGLLAEQARAVGALIDAAASRFATLQRQLDDLEQEARAAGARVRADGSVEPPYLTATESADDLSALAAARRNNETAQAFADRVAAVLAEATRLDEEYASALTRYIHPPSGVMSPSEVLNAARDAKDNAKLLGADKSTIPEGKSAWTINEWWQGLTADQRQAYLTAYPAELGRLNGIPAVDRNAANRAQLHRHLAEVEQKATEFGSATDQGWRDRVAHDRRTTERLLQRLEESEYGTEDTPVPLYLLGYAPGAVGNPDAGRAIVAVGNPDTATHVTTFVPGVATDMDDVPGLMLNRAIPLQVEADSLTPSVPGDVSVIAWLDYDAPENFQPWKPGGEGNLSLAGHERADQGAARLDAFLNGLHATHQGEGHYTALGHSYGSTVVGTAASSGDGLAVDDIIAAGSPGMRVAEAGDLNLDRNHVWAGAAPDDPIVNWTADSAHGVSPANPEFGANRFHVDTHGHGNYWMEGSTSLRNQAAVVTGQYDLLQQTPGALDHTSDEGWNYRQARIRGESVDPP
- a CDS encoding DUF899 family protein, which encodes MADQSMPTVVDRATFQSELDRLRVREKAHTHEGDAIAAARRRLPMVEIDATIEVIGPSGPIPFLDVFEGRKQLIGYFHAWWPGRPAAEQCEGCTFFNSQVRELSYVHSRDITYATLCKGPYEESIRYRDFLGLDMPWYSVEKTAPQLLEGRDWQRHHLVCYVRDGERVFETYYTGGRGVEIMAPTHGLLDMTVYGRQETWEDSPEGWPQPWGDAQNPEVWRTNGRPIVQWARLAAGHSDDLGT
- a CDS encoding LuxR C-terminal-related transcriptional regulator produces the protein MEGSGPTLRPNTMRATVVRRARLAERLDPGAGRRLTVVAAPAGYGKTTLLGTWAGTRERVGWLTLDERDNDPTRFLSSLIGALRQGSGEGELGQGVLAALRSPDVRHPDALIGALVNELARRPSTVDVVLDDYHVITGDAVHRVCAFLVERAPEQLHVVLSGRVDPPLPLARWRVRNELVRLGAADLAFTASEAAAFVRDVMRLDLPRPDLMRLHEKTEGWAAGLQIAALSLRGCANSAGFVESFSGRHRDVFDFLGEEVLDRQPADARRFLVETSILDHLSGPLCDAVTGRSDGQETLERLERENLFVVALDDERRWYRYHHLFADFLRARLGPERGELHVRASRWCEANGALPDAIGHAIAAADHDRAVDLIQRGTDDAWSRGEVPTVLGWIEALPADVVRDQPTLVLQQALALALTGKPDRAERLAASVGCEESVPAGFSAAVRSWCARLRGDLPSAIDLARQALALLPADRGGLRVFAADSLGDALWSLGDLPAAETALADAAAIGRDAGHVYGTLSALTLLARVQSERGRLGRAHATLLRAERYVLQQDMEASSATAAIHLGLAALRYERDDLDAAEEAFRTGVESAERTGNVTDLTWGLVGLSRLEHARHRTDAALGTAARAERVARDYGANPEAVVAAAWMVRLRLRRSELPEAAAAEQTLARHTEAGTPGAEIPGRLATARLLHARGRSRDALDQLRPLRDAAQTADRGRDLLEILVLQALAHAQASMPDEAAATLADAFGRAAPEHYVRTFVDEGPALAALLPRVPGSEELRAAFARQAAPPQAALVEPMTDRESDVLRLLAVGKNNREIAAELFVSVGTVKTHLNNLYRKLGAHSRTQAVARARALNLPSISTFR
- a CDS encoding DUF5708 family protein translates to MDAQKHSGLRNALLTEKKTLISGLATFAVGLVLWLFGSDNHVVLFTPSKLGIILMVIGGLETLWALFKAGRRRPVA
- a CDS encoding DJ-1/PfpI family protein translates to MSRILTRIARVAVYLIAFVVPPVLISVFGVRAAQADRYEPPPAERSAQVTPPAHDPAKPTAVVLLNHGGTEVTDALAPFQVFVESGAFNVYLAAPTKRRATLSGGLDVLPQFSLADLDRRLGGRSPDVVVVPAMWRVGSDGQRPVADWLRKHASGIGTLMSVCDGAEVLADAGLLDGRRATASWANLPKWKKRYPDTQWVQGSRYVQDGTVLTSAGVTSGVVAALHVVRERLGEPAATALSERIGYPDTRLGDEPRIPVDTLSPADRALYVLRAAWTPNKPRIGVVVTEGASEIELASAFDAYPGPSFTSRTTSLGSSPVRSAHGLTFVPRYTVENAPELDRLVVPGREVPPDVRAWAEDSGVRPHYVHVGTTGFPFDATLRDLAEHENVPLARFNARLLEYPTGHLSFTGPGWPVLPLVALVAVGLLGLGTVGALDVVIRRRRKQ